In the Hermetia illucens chromosome 1, iHerIll2.2.curated.20191125, whole genome shotgun sequence genome, TCAGATAGAAACGAaagtattcatacgatccagcagctCGCGTGTCCAACACTGaacggatttgttatcgtgactggatgtcggataccagtcgactcggctgcgaatgagtacctgagtcaaatcagtttAAAAATTTCGGgagaacgcaatgctgaccacattgcctcctgcaatgTATTGTAAAGGtacacggtcttgaatgaagggctctaacacaattcaaggccctgattcaatatgaatTGTCacgacaacgattattatcatattattaGACATCGTAGACAAATGCTAAAGTAACATCAAAGCAGGGCAGTTTGAAGAATACTGTAGATATTGCCTTTTGATGCCAACTAGATATGTTTATGTTTCAATTAATTAAGGATCAAACCTAACCCGAATAGTTTAAACTTCTTTGATTTTTAAGATcaaataaaacgaaaaagacgaatcaaatcttactggtgagaAGGCTAGAAAAGGCTATCGAAAAAGGGTATCTCTTAAATTGTTACCAGCACaatcaagcaaaaaaaaaatgatggttGACTAagttttacaaaaatgtcagctCTCCGCCCTTTACACATTTGAGTCGAAAAGGATTGGTTGTATTCATGGATAAACGCAATAGGGCACATCAGCAATGAGAACCAATTCGATGcgcaaaaaaatttacatttttgtttcaaacataattatagaaaataacaaaaagtgAAGAATTACACAGAGGCAAGCACGTGTGAAGGGGGAGGATTTTCCGGGGGTTTAACTTTAGCAAGACATATTCAATTTACGCATACTAATATGCTTAGGagaaaaatgatcatttaaCACATTAGAGCATTTAAACAATACACAGACAGTCTGATTAGAAAAATGCACTAAAAAGTCAATACAAATTAAATGCCAAGGAATCTTTTCCTactcaaaataattattttcaaaactcaCTGAACGATTGTATAGTACATGCATCTTTGAAATTCGTTGCGTTCAGTGGGCCAAAGTAATCATCATGGATAAATCTAATAATATTTTCTATTGGGCATAAATCCGCCTTATTACCTCGACTATCACGACTTACCCTTAAACTCTTTCCGCCTTCACAAAAATCAATTTGTTGTGTGACGTCGCGACCATTATAAATCACACGAAAATAATATTCTGTATGGCTTTCGCTTTTATATACTTCAAAGGCCATTCGCGATGCATAAGGAATAAAAGTAGTTTCCGTGTGGATTCCGAACGCTGCTGTTAGAAATTGCATTGTCCAGTCGTGGCCCGAATACAGTACGAATTTGGTCCGGTCGCCTGAGATCATCTTAAGCATGTATCCAACAATATGACGAATTAGTCCATAGGCGCGCAGGAGTCCTGTTCGTTTGTAATATTTTTGGCGAGCTTCTTTGCCAGATAGCCAGTTTGTAAAGGACATCAACGCAGATATATGACTATTTTCAATGCATCCTTCGCTTTGTGATTCACCCTCTTCACGGTCCATAGTGTCCGATCCTTGTATAACATTTCCAGCAGTATCTTCCTGGTCTATATTTATAACATCACTTAAATCTAAGGTAGTAGGAGGTGATATGGTTATAGGACTTTTGGCATCCTTTGACTTGGATTTTTTGCATGGAAGAGGTGCATCGTGACATAATAACGCTAGGACAGCATCTCTAACATCATAAGCACTGGTCATTCCATTCGATGTGTGATGTAGTAACAGCTGCCCAAGCCATTGTACAACAGCTGACACAACAGAATGCTGAGATAGCTGGGTTTTAACAAATCTGGAACTTCTCTTTCGAAGTTCATCAACTTCTGGGCAGGCACAATCAGAAAAGCAAAATGACATACTGTGAGATTCTCGAATATTTAAGGAAATCCACTTCTCGGTTGGTAGGAATGTGTAGAGTAGTGCCATAGCTGATTGGAAGGTTCTCCTGTAACGAGTTGTATAGACAACAACTTCATCTGAGTTGAGGTAAGCGTGAGGCGTGGAGTTAATTGTAGATTTTGATGATGTAGATTGAGGCTTGTGGAGAAGACCAAGTGGATGTGCATAAACCTGATGAAATATCTCGCCGATATGAAGGAGCTGAGAGATGCCTCTGTAattaggaaaattgaaaaacatgTATGCGAATTTATcgtcaacaaaaaaataaacttcCTATGCATTCATTCAATGTTTCCAGTTACAAAATTAAGTTAACCGGGCATATTCATTAAAATAGTTCACTTTACTATCACCTAAGACTTTTTGCTTATTAGTTGGTCTAAATACATTCTCGCTTAACCATATGCATACTGTGAAACAACATCAACCACTCAACCTCCAAAtttaacaaataaaacaaaaacaaacaagtaAAAACatcaaatatgtacatatcaaACTCAAATGGAGTCAGGTTAGATAGGTTGAGGAAATGGGTTAAACCGTGGCTTCAGTCCCGCAGATCTCATACATTAGGCTTATTGTACTTTTCTTTGAAATATCTCTTTAAACGGTTTCGTACCTGCGACATTCACAGGATTTTACCAATCTAAAATTATGTAGATTTCCAAGGATCTCTACTTACAGTCTGAGAAAACCAACCAGCCGCATATGAAATGCAGAGCCTCCTCTTGCTCCTCAAATTGACTGCAGATAGCCTAATTCACCAGCCCAATTTTCGCTAGGAGATATATTGAATAATATCTCAATAAAAATCTCAGGGTTCTTCAACAAACTTTCACTTGCCCGCGAGAGTTGGAATTTCTTCATTTAACTATTGGTATGACACAAAAACCCGGTTTCATTGTGGTGATCAGCTCATCATTACCAATAATGTTCAAGTACCCTAGCACTCGTAACCGTAAAGGTGAAGCAACCTCTAGTGGTAGCTCCATAGTAATTCACCGAAcctagtcatatggggtatcaaataaaatatctcgatcagcacttttcgaagcagatgcTAGTTTTGCCATTGGTGGCAAACGTGAGGAGTGCAGTGGTCCGAAAcgagtcaattatttcaaggactcgTTCCTAGAAACTAGCCAAtccaaaaatccggaaaaaaaatcGCGGTAATCCGtgtacatggtatctaggcctcaaaatactccccgttATTATATACGCTCAAATaacattaataatagtatattattattttttgaaaatttacaaccTCCcttcaaattcatcctagataTTTCGATATTGGGATTAGATATTTCGATATTGAAAGAGACCAATCACTTCTATAAATAATTCTATTTCGCATAAGCTGATCGTTAGTGCGCTAAGTTTTTTCAATTTGTAACAGGTCTTCACCTCCCATTTTCGACAGTCCTCTAGATATAACGATCTTTTAAGTTACCCCGAAGATATAAAaataaagcgattttaatagggttttgttttgcaaaaagaACTAACATCACAATCACAACTTTTGTCTATCAAGAACGGACTGTTATGGATTTCTGCAATGTGCGGAAGCTCATCGACAATGGTTTCGAGGGACCACAGAattctcgctttctccaactcgaatgAGAATTCCAACTACAAGGCGGATATTctgagcctaagcgaagtaagatgttgGGACGCAGGAGAATAACCCTCTTATGCTTTTATATTCTGGAAAATCGGTAGTAGCTTCTGTAACCATTTGAAGCAGAAACTACTACAAGGTgcgttctcttgacctgggagccggtttttggcaggattatgactggaagattccgatccaggttaaagagtatCGATATAgcagagaaagatgctttctatgagcaattatacACAGTTTAGGGGAGGCTtactaaagatgacattgtgatcgcgaTAGGTGATCAGTCCAATAGAGGTCAGTCAACCTGTAGCTTTGATCAGAATCAGGAAATGGTAATGGATTGGCCACATATTAAGGAAAAGCATTGCTGGCAGGGTCCGGATAGTTCAAGTCCTCAGACCGCTGAGCTGTCGtggcggaaggtcgtggtttaaatctcactgttggcagcgggatttgttatcgtaactggatgttggataccagtcgactgagtacttgagtcaaatcagggtaataatctctggcgagcgGGCGAGAGCCtactacaatgtactgtagtgtaccgttacggtcttgaatgaagtgttctaacacatttcaaagccctgatccattatggattgttgcgccaacgattattattattattgctggctacgctcaagatggccgacgagtaagTAGCCTCAGGAGCCATTGgcgcagaaccatagagaaggagtgcaagcGCGTCGGTAAGTCCTGGGGAGAGAAGAAGCATATTTCAGCGAACCATTAGCGATCGCGCGTAGACATAGTTGTCCATATTTAGGAAACAAAAATACACCCTCCTTTCATATATATAGGAAGGTGCCTTAAAACAACTCAAAATTAAGCCGTTTACAGCGTGTAAAGAAATTCCCAGCCGTTTTCGCGTAAATTGGATACGGCGGACATAGTTCAGAtattaaagctttcaacctccgaattctttcagtcaagacccaTGAAATTTGTGGTGGAAGTGAGGGTGacataaaaaatccaaattATATAGACTACCTTTTTATTTGTAGAGATATTTAAAGAAAGAacgctttttttttttaaaaaaaaaaaaacttttttttgacaAACGCCATTTTTTCCAAAACTGAGCAGTTTTGTTCGCCTAATTCAACATGGTTCTTCCGAcaactcagtggttagagcgctacgctgttgtagcggaaggtcgcgattgtATCATGACTAGTTATCGGATATTAGCTGAACTCAGCTGTAAATAAGTACCTAAGCAAAATTAGGGTATTAATCGCGGGCGATCATAATActaaccacattacctcctacagtgtaccgctatggtcttgaataaagtgcgcTAGCACATTTCAAACCCCAGATACATCCaacaggacgtaagtaaattagtccgagcaaaacaaatacgtgtctgtacaTTAAATGTTGGTATCGTCACTGGAAAGACGAAGGAACTtgtaagagcccttcggaaaaggcgcattgatatttgcggttTACAATAAACTCGATGGTGTGGTACCCAAATCTGCGACATAGTACACGAACACAGCGAAATTGGTTATAAACGTCTTTACTTTGGTGGCCTACATACAtcaatatgatgttggcattaccatctcaggGAGTTTCTGATTTATTGGCTGATGAaactattatatcagctaatcgcacaattcactttttcactgcatacgcaccacaggcaAGGTCGACCTGATACCGTGAAAGAAGCTTTCTGTCAATTTCTTGTTACGAAGACTGGTAACGTGTCTACTGAtaactatatcgtcattgcgggcgaccttaatggtcatgtgggtgaaaaggcagacagcaGCAGGTGTCATGGAGAAATTCCCTAtaaaaccatcgcacctcaacatcggccgttgattactatcttgcgaatcaagccactgaCGTGGCgatttcgtaaaaaaaaaaggaaaaatgatctcgcttacgcgattaccaattgTTACGAATGTCaaagaattgtggaaccaagttaaaaaacatgatccacaaagcgacctatgtcactctcggggtcaccaaaccagATAAGCGGTTCAGCAGCcgcgatacttggctttggaatgacgatttgAAATGAAGTtcgatgaaaagaaacgcctttatcACAAGTTTTTCagcgataaaacgctggccaattgcaaatttacaagaatgccaaccgggatgcaaagaaagcgatcaccGTCACCCGAGcaatccattacaaagatctttacgataaactggacatctgAACTACGCAAAGGGAAGAGCTGGGATTCAACACAGTCGCAATATACGTTTCACGGTTACTCGTGAAGAAACACCAAGAGAAAAACCGCCCTttgtacattgcatttctggatctagaaaaggcgtttgaccgtgtggcgGCACAGCGGGATCGTGAACCATCTCCTGCATCGCCAGAAGTGTGAACGCCCCCGCCGACACATCTGGCGGTCTGGCACGAGACCGGTGCGGTACGGTTCCTTCTTCTTGTAGTTGCACAGACGAAAACTTTTTCGAACTTGGAGTTTCCCTTAAAATTACTATATTCCCCATTCTCCATAAATGACTAGTCTTGGATTCTTCCCGACAAATTTCTCCATGATTCGGAGGTAACCGAGAGAGAACCCGCAGTACAGCAATCATTAGGCCGTTTCATTAACGTGGATTGGCGTTTTTCTGGTCGGGCGACATGGAATCAACATTCAACGACCTGATCTTGTCGTTGTAGTGCAGGTCGAGGATACGAGTGGCTGCACGAGGTGAAGCACCAATAACGGCGGCACTAGGAGAT is a window encoding:
- the LOC119648892 gene encoding 2-phosphoxylose phosphatase 1, whose amino-acid sequence is MFLKELSRFFTQNRTFYCYLILSVWIFLLIAGMYKYIGITNPGNSLNFLNTKQMYAALSPADESLKLKRYKQYCTPVDSLVRKDDGGLLEGWKLQGVLLVIRHGDRGPMSHVKGISSINCGTENDSLLSRYKTFLQNVTSPSSSNHMYWNKIGPFHGFALLPPNEKSCLLMQLTYKGISQLLHIGEIFHQVYAHPLGLLHKPQSTSSKSTINSTPHAYLNSDEVVVYTTRYRRTFQSAMALLYTFLPTEKWISLNIRESHSMSFCFSDCACPEVDELRKRSSRFVKTQLSQHSVVSAVVQWLGQLLLHHTSNGMTSAYDVRDAVLALLCHDAPLPCKKSKSKDAKSPITISPPTTLDLSDVINIDQEDTAGNVIQGSDTMDREEGESQSEGCIENSHISALMSFTNWLSGKEARQKYYKRTGLLRAYGLIRHIVGYMLKMISGDRTKFVLYSGHDWTMQFLTAAFGIHTETTFIPYASRMAFEVYKSESHTEYYFRVIYNGRDVTQQIDFCEGGKSLRVSRDSRGNKADLCPIENIIRFIHDDYFGPLNATNFKDACTIQSFSEF